The Campylobacter sp. CN_NE2 region CGCAAGGAAAATTTAATTCAAATATTTCTTCTATGACAAATGTTTCAAATCCTATACAAATAAAAGGCGAAACTTGTGCAGAATTTACATATAGAGATATTAATGAAACTATTCTTACTATGCATTTAAATAATGGTTTATGCAGTAAAGTTTGGCAAAACGGAAGTTTGAGAAATTTAGAAAACATGCTATTTTCTGATGGCATTATATTTGTAGAAACACGAAATTAATAAATGCGGGATTTTCACGCATTTATTAAAATCTATTTCTCATTAAAATTCCAAACAGAATTGTTAGTGCAAATAAAATTGCTATTACAAAAAATAGTATAAATGAGCATTCGGCAAGATTTATCAATCTCATTTGCGGCACTAAGTACCAGCCGTTTTCATAGAGTTTGACTAAAACTTCTTGCGTAGCATCGAGTTTTGCGCCGTTTGGCACAACAGGCATATCATAACCACAGTCTCCCAATGGCTTGAAAATCGCAGGAAAAATCTCATGCAAAGGCAAATTTAGTATAAATTTTGGTTCAGCCGAACAGCCTTGGATTCCAAACATATCTCCGCCGTGAAGTGCTTTGTGGATGGCATTTAAATGAAGTGCAGAGCTAATTCCTAAAATCACACCATAAATTCCAAAAACAAATCCTAAAATTTTTAAAAAGATATTTTTTGGATTAATGGCTGCAAAAATCGCACCAAGGGCTATCACACAAAGTGCAAAACGCACATAAACGCATTGCTCGCACGGCAACATAAAAAGATATTTTTGGAAAAAATAGTGCGAAAAAAACACACAAAAGCCCGAAATTATCGCCAAATAAATCCAAAAATCCCGTCCATTTTGCCAATTTCCGATTTTAATTAGTATCGCTTTTAAGCTCATTTTAATCCTTTAAACTTAGTTCTTTAACAAGCTTATCCATATCTTCAAAACTACGCAAAGAGCTTGTTTTTATAAGATATTTTCCGTTTATCACAAAGGCAGGAACGCCTAAAATTTTTGCGATTTCATAGGCTTTTCCGTTTTTATCCAGACCCCAAGAATTTAGAATTTCGCTAACGGCGGTGCTGTTATTTTCAAATTTAAAATTTGATATTTGCGAATTTGCCAAAGCGGTTTGCAAAAAAGCATTTTTTCCGTTTTCATCAGCCACACCGCCCCAACGCTCTTTTTTCTCGTGATATGCCGTAAAAATTGCCTTTTTGGCTCTATTAAATTCGGAAAGCTCATCAAATAAATCAACACTTTTATTATTGTCATAAGCTATCAAATTTGCAAAAATTTCACTTCCTAAAACCCCAAATTCGCCCCTAGTTGCTAAATGATAAGGGATAAATTTCAAATTTGTATTTTCACACATTATTTTTTTGATAACTTCATCAAATTTATAACAAAACGGACAATCGTAACTAAAAATCTCAATCAGCGAATTTTCGGCATTTTCAATCGGATTTTCAAGCACGATATAGCGTTCATCTTGCTCGCAAAATGCAAAAGAAAAAAGGCAAAAAACCGCACAAATAACTTTTAAAAAACTCTTTTTCACAATCAATCCTTCGATTAAATTTCCGTATTTTACAATAAATTCATAAACGATAAAAATAAATTGTTA contains the following coding sequences:
- a CDS encoding type II secretion system protein, producing MKAFTMIELIFVIVILGILAAVAIPRLAATRDDAEIVKTANNIRNAVQDVGGYYISQGKFNSNISSMTNVSNPIQIKGETCAEFTYRDINETILTMHLNNGLCSKVWQNGSLRNLENMLFSDGIIFVETRN
- the dsbI gene encoding protein-disulfide oxidoreductase DsbI; amino-acid sequence: MSLKAILIKIGNWQNGRDFWIYLAIISGFCVFFSHYFFQKYLFMLPCEQCVYVRFALCVIALGAIFAAINPKNIFLKILGFVFGIYGVILGISSALHLNAIHKALHGGDMFGIQGCSAEPKFILNLPLHEIFPAIFKPLGDCGYDMPVVPNGAKLDATQEVLVKLYENGWYLVPQMRLINLAECSFILFFVIAILFALTILFGILMRNRF
- a CDS encoding thioredoxin domain-containing protein, which produces MKKSFLKVICAVFCLFSFAFCEQDERYIVLENPIENAENSLIEIFSYDCPFCYKFDEVIKKIMCENTNLKFIPYHLATRGEFGVLGSEIFANLIAYDNNKSVDLFDELSEFNRAKKAIFTAYHEKKERWGGVADENGKNAFLQTALANSQISNFKFENNSTAVSEILNSWGLDKNGKAYEIAKILGVPAFVINGKYLIKTSSLRSFEDMDKLVKELSLKD